One Amblyomma americanum isolate KBUSLIRL-KWMA chromosome 8, ASM5285725v1, whole genome shotgun sequence DNA window includes the following coding sequences:
- the LOC144102623 gene encoding uncharacterized protein LOC144102623 produces MAEQDADAPATEMLRKQGLRVLSSTSLVSCLERTVNYVLDHVAGVPEMAVISAVYEWAQQQCTNRQQQDSGSAVGVREMMQPFFSKLRFLAVSATNFARGLASWGIFDDNEALALLSNIIVDDPSTMPPGFCKIREKHF; encoded by the coding sequence ATGGCTGAACAGGACGCAGATGCGCCTGCGACGGAGATGCTTCGGAAACAAGGCCTTCGGGTGTTGTCCTCGACCAGTCTCGTCTCGTGCTTGGAGCGCACCGTCAACTATGTGCTCGACCATGTCGCCGGTGTTCCTGAGATGGCTGTGATCTCGGCTGTGTATGAATGGGCACAGCAGCAGTGCACTAATCGGCAGCAGCAGGACAGTGGATCAGCTGTCGGCGTTCGCGAAATGATGCAACCTTTTTTCTCCAAGCTTCGATTTCTCGCAGTTTCAGCAACTAACTTTGCCAGAGGCCTCGCTTCTTGGGGTATATTCGATGACAATGAGGCGCTGGCATTGTTGAGCAACATCATTGTCGACGACCCCAGCACGATGCCTCCTGGTTTCTGTAAAATTAGAGAGAAGCACTTTTAG